ATTAATTTATCAAACCCCACTTCATGAAGAAGTGAATGAAAAATATGATCCTTCCAAAGAGCATATTTTGATCCATGGCTATAATAAGAATTTAGCAACAAAAATATTGAAATACACTATAAGCATACAAATTAAAAGTAATTTTAACGAGCTCGCTAACGTGTTTTAGGTGCACTCACTCGCTAAAATTACTTTTATGCAATAGATCTGTACACAATGACTATGCTTAGTTAAATTTACATCTAACTTTAGCTACTAGCTTCATTCGCTGAGCTACTATATATATGATGCTTCTCTTGATTGAAACATTTTGTAATATTAAGTTTAATTATTTTAACTAGCTTTTAATTTATTATTTTTGTAATGTACTTGTTGGACGATTAATAATCAGTCTTCCTAACTTCGTGTGCCAGTTTTTGAGTGTTGAACACTAGTATGAACGACTTATAACAAAATTTCAATCTAGCAAGACCTTATGCAGAATACAGATTCTATTCTTCAACCTATACAACCTTCCCCTATAGATACGATAAAGAAAAGACCGCCATATGCTAGAAGATATAATCGTTGGCGTATTCGAATTTTATATTCGATTATTATTGGCTATGCTACTTTTTATTTTTGTCGTCAGAACTTTAATATCGCCATGCCGGTATTAATGGATCATTTTCATGTCACTAAAACTCAGCTTGGATGGATATTGACAGCTGCTTCCATAGTATATGGTGTCGGAAAGTTTGTTAATGGATTTATTAGCGATAAATCCAACGCTCGTATATTTATGGCATGTGGCCTTGGTTTAGTTGGGATAGTAACCTTTTTTTCAGGGTTTGCTTCTAGTATTACAAGTTTAGGAATTTTGTGGATTTTAAACAATTGGTTTCAATCTATGGGATGGCCGCCAATAGCGCGGATGTTAACACACTGGTTTGCGCCAAAAGAATTAGGCACTAAGTGGGCGATAGGAGCTACCTCGCATCAAATTGGTGGCGCTATAACTATGGTCTTGTGTGGATATTTAGTAGATAGCTATGGTTGGCAAATGGCTTTCTTCGTCCCAGGAGTCGTAGGTATATTAATCGCCATTTTTTTATTTGATCGATTGAGAAACTCACCAGATGAAGTTGATTTACCAGTAGTAGAAGAATACAAAGAAGATAGTATTCCTTTTGGTAATAAGCTTGCGCTGACAACACGTCAATTATTAGAAATGGTGTTTATAAATAGATTAATGTGGTACGTTTGTATGGCAAATATGTGTTTATATGTGGTACGTTTAGGTATTATATTTTGGGCACCAATGTTTTTACGCGAATTAAAAGGTATGAGTTTATCTCAGGCGGGATGGCAAGTCGCAGCATATGAGATTTTAGGGTTGTTGGGTGGTCTTTGTGCAGGTTGGATGTCGGATAAAATTTTCTTAGGGAGACGTGGACCAGTAGGGTCAATTTTTATGATTGCACTGGCAATCATGCTGATTTTATTTTGGCAAATACCAGCAGGTTATGAATTACTTAGTATGTGTGCTATGACTTTAGCTGGTTTTTTTGTATATGGACCGCAAGTGCTAATAGGTGTTGCTTCTGCTGATTTTACCAGCAAACAGGCTATTGGTACTGCTAATGGTTTGGCCAGCGTATTTGCTTATCTTGGTTCGGCATTATCAGGAGTATGCGTGGGTTGGATAGTTGATTCTTCGGGCTGGGATGGGGTATTTTTATTTTTTATTCTCTCAGCAATATTAGGTGCAATATTTTTTGCTTTAACTTGGAATGCTAGTGCTAAGTCGACCGCTTAACGCAATTTGATCTTGCCCTAATTTTCCTGACACAAAGTCTATCAAGGGAAAGGAGTGGCAAAGATGCCAAAATGAATATACGATGAATTTAAAAGAGAAGCAGTGAAATTAGTGCAAGGAAGTGATAAATCAGCAGAGCTATGGTTCTACTAGAATTTATCATGAATTAAAGTATCTAGGCATAGGCGCGTACATACAATTGCGAGGCTTTGCTGAAACAATATTATAATTCAACAAAACAAGAAGCCAAAATCAACTCCTTCCAGGGGGAGGCCTATGAAAATAATTAATGTTACTTTTACGACTCGTATTGGAGGTTTGGAACAGGTGTTCCTAGATTATAACGAATGTATAAAATCTACAAACAATCAAATTATTTCCTTAGTACATAAAAAATCGCCATTAATACCATTAATCACTTCTCCTTATTATGCAGTAAATAATTTTTCAAAATACGATATCATAACACTAATTAAGATATATAATATTATCAATAAAGAAAACCCAGATTTAATCATCACTCATGGAAATCGGGCGCATTATATGTTGACCCAAGTTATTCGCCATAGATTATTAATACATAATTTATTAAATAGATTATTAAATAGACCTCCTAGCGCTAATAAGATTAAAGCAGCTATTCCTATTATCGGTATATGTCATGATTATAGCTTCGCTCATATTATTCGTTGCAATTATATTATATCTGTTAGCAATGATATGCGCCAACAGTTAATATCTAAAGGATATCCTATGGATCAAATATTTCATATCCCTAATATGATAAAAATACCAGTTGATCTCACTTATTCTCCTCCGCAACCTAAAGCTATCCCAGTAATTGGTATACTCGCACGTTTAGAAAAAATAAAAGGAGTGGATATTTTTATCAAAGCTTTAGCCTCATTAAAACGACAAAATGTAGCTTTTAAAGCAAAAATTGCTGGAAATGGTGTTGAGTATAATAATATAAAAGATCTTATATATAAATATAATTTACATAATGAAATTAACATGGTAGGCTGGATAGACAATAAAAGAGATTTTTTCAATAGCATAGATATATTATGTGTACCATCTCGCTATGAACCTTTTGGTTTAGTGATCCTGGAAGGTTTTTTACATTCAATTCCGGTAATCGTGAGTAATGTTCCTGGGCCTATGGAAATTGTACAGCATGGCGTAAATGGTCTGATTTTTGAGTCTGAAAATCACGATAATTTAAGCGCTGCAATTAAACGCATCATAGGTGAGCAAGAATTAGTAAAATATCTTACTTTGTCAGCTTTTGAGCGAATAAAGACATATGATATGGTTGAGATTAGTCCAAAGATTAGTCAAGTTTTTTCAAAATGTATGTTTAATTAATGCAGTAAGTCAATGAATCATTTAATTGTTAGTGTCACCTTTTTATTGTTTATTATGTTAAATTATGCGCAAGCAGAAGTAATTCAGACCAGTAGCTTACTTCCTATCGAAACGGCAGTTAATAACTCCAATGAACATACTTTGTTAATATTTGATGTACAGGAAGTACTGATGATTGCACGAGATCAGGTGCTAACTCCTGCCTATAAAGTTGAAAGAAAAAAAATTAAGCAACAACTCCTCTCGCATTTGCCAACAAAAGATACTGAAACTATAGAAAGTATAATCTTGATGGATTATAAACCAGTCCTAGTTGATCCTGATATAGTAAACTTAATAGCCAATGCAAAATCAAAGCACATCAAGACACTAGCTTTAACTAGTGGATATACCGGTAAATTTGGTAAAATTGATAATCGAGAAAATTTGCGTATCGAAAAATTAAAAGCTTTAGGTATTGATTTTAGCTCCAGCTTTTCACAGATACCAACATTATCTTTCTCACATTTACAAGACCTACATAATACGAAATACACTCCAATGTTTAAACAAGGTATAATTTTTACCTGTAGATTACCAAAAGGTGAAGTGCTGGAAGCATTTCTTGTTCATGTAAAATCTCCAGTAAAAAAAATTATCTTTGTTGACAATAGGATTAAAAACGTAATGTCTGTAGAATCATTCTGCAAAAGCAAGGGTATAGAGTTTCAAGGATTTGTATATGCAGCCGTGAAAAATAGACCTAAATTACCATTAAATCAACAATTAGCTACTTATCAATTTAATGCCTTAGTAAAACAGCAACATTGGTTGAGTGAACTAGAAATACAAACTCAGTTAAAGCAACCAAATACAAAAGATTAGCTTATTAAAGCAACTATCCTCCTATTGATTTTTGTCTAAATTTTCTGCGAATGTTTGATGAACCATGTCAAGTCGTCATTGCGAGGGCTTTGCCTGAAGCAATCCAGAAAAACTCGGCGGTCAAAATTGACTGGATTGCTTCGACCATAAATGGTCTCGCAATGACGAGCTTTATCTTTAATTGACACAGCTCATTAAACACTCTCGAATTTCTCAGTAGTTAAATTATCAAAAAAACTAAAAATTACTACGCTTACAAAGCTATTTTACCATATATCACAAAATTTATTATAATAGACCTCTTTCGAAACTGGACTAAATATGTTATAAAGTCGAATTTACTTAATTTAGAACTATATGAGATATAAAAATTTAAGCATTTTATCGGAAGAGCATTTTAGAAGATTAACAGGGGTAAGAAATAGTACATTTGAAAAGATGGTAGGGATTTTAAAGACAGAGAAACAAATAAATAGGAGGTACCAAGGTGGCAGAAGAGCTAGTCTTAGTATGGAAGACAGCCTATTAATGACACTTGAATATTTAAGGGAATACCGTACCTATTTTCATATAGCTAAGAATTATGGAGTTAGCGAAAGCAGTGCATTTAAAACAATTCGTTTTGTTGAAGACACTCTAATAAAACATCCGGATTTTGCTCTTCCAGGTAAGAAGGCTCTAGTTAAAAGCGGTATGGAGTATGAATTAGTTTTAATAGATGCTACAGAAAGCCCTATAGAGCGACCCCAAAAAAACAGAAATACTATTACTCAGGTAAAAAGAAAAGACATACGTTAAAGACTCAAATAGTAGTAGATAAGAAAAGCAAACGAGTCATATGCACTTCTTTTTCCAATGGTAAGCGTCATGATTTTAAATTATTTAAAGAATCAAGAACCCATATACTGCCTGAGGTTAAAGTGATTACTGATACTGGTTATCAAGGCTTACAGAAGATTCATACAAATTCTGAGCTACCAAAGAAAAAGAGTAAAAAGAATGCTTTAACTAAAGAAGATAAGAAAAATAATAGAAGTTTAGCAAGTGACAGAGTATTAAATGAAAATGTTATCGGTATGTTAAAGCGTTTTAAAATAATTGCTGATAAATATCGAAATAGACGCAAAAGATTTGGTCTTAGGTTCAATTTAATTGCTGGTTTATATAATTGGGAGCTTGGTAAATGAGTTTCGAAAGAGGTCTAATGTTTCATTAACCAAAATTGTGATTTGTCTTGCAATCAAGTACCATTTTGATTTGGATATTATCAACTTAATATAGAAAGTAAAATATGGCTAAATCTGATGAGTCACTGAAACTTGATTTAAACGTTAAAATAAAGGCGTATGAACCAACTTTGGATGAGATCAAGAATTATGTTCAAGCACAACAGCAAGCATTGAAAGAAAATTCTAATATAACTTTAAATGATTATCTAAAGGAAAATAGTGCTCACAAGGGCTCAAATACTGTAGTAGTAGCAGATCTATCTGGTATGGAATTTGATAGGGAATACAAGAATGGAACAGCAGTAAGTTCTTTGCTTGACCTAAAAGGAGTGGATTTTAGTGGTAGTATTATCAAAAATACCAGCTTTACTAACTGTGATCTGACAGATGCTGTATTTTGTGACACTGATTTAACTAATGCTAATTTTAAGGGAAATAATACCATAAAAAATATAGATTTCCGTGGCGCTGATTTAGCGACATGTCAATTTGACAATATGATGACGGGTGATCAAGTTGCAGGTATCAAATTTAGCACCACTTCTGCTTTAGGCAGACAATATGCTGATATTAAGGGTGATATATTTCGTACAATAGAACGTCAGGAATTAGTAAAGGAAAAAGAACAAGCAGTGAATGCAGCATATAAAAATCTAGGGGTTACAGAAAAATTATATGTCACAATAGGGGTGGATAAAGGAAACAAAAAATATGATGATTTAGTGACTGAGTTAGACCAAGCAAAAGCTGGGGGTTTTCCTAATAAAGATTATACAGAATCATTAAATAAGAAAAAACAAGAGGTTAAGGAAGCGTATAGCAAACTTGGTGTTACTAGATTTACTACCAATGCAGAAGACCAGAAACACTATGACACGTTAAGTGCAGAACTAAAGGAAATGAGAGCTAAGCCTCCAGAAAAAGACTACATAATGCATAAAAGCTTTCAGAATGTATTTAGTAGTCAATCAGATACTTTTGATCCTGCTTATACCAGAGGTTCAAGTAAAGCAGAGCGAGATCAGCCAAAAGGATATGTTGAATTATCCAGAGAAAATGTTGTCACTTATTTAGATCGTATTAAAACTGAGACAAAATTATCTTTAAATGACTTTGCCAAAGAGATTAAAAAAGAGGAGCTGGCAAAAGAGGGAAAAAAATTAGATCCTAATACGAAGTATATCGCTGATTGTTCTGCTAAAGGTAATACAGATAGCACAAATTCATTAAGAAAAGTGGATTTATCCGGCCTTGATTTTACTAATGCTAAAATAGATGGTGTAAGCTTTGCTGGCTCTGATTTACGTGGGTGTAATTTTACCGGCGCTGATATTAGTCGCTCAAGTTTTGAAGGAGCTGATCTTGGTCTTAAAAGAATAGAAATCGATGGTTCAACACGTACGCAAGGAGTAATATTTGACAATACTACTGCTAGAGATGCTAACTTTTTTAATACTAACTTTAACGCTGCAAGCATCAAAGACAGTGATTTTAAACGAGCTTACATGCCACGTTCCGATGGATCATTTGCGCAAATTGAAAGTACCAATTTTGATTATGCTAATATTAAAAATGGTAAATGGGATCAAACTACAATTAAAGAAGCTACTTTTAATTTTGCGAATATGGAAGGTATCTCTCTTGCTGGTGCTGATATGAGGAAAGTACAAGCTCAGCATGCAATCTTAAATGGGGCAATTTTAACTAATTGTAATGCTATTGAGAGTGATTTTACTAAAGCACATATGAATAACGTTACTGCTACCAAAGCAAATTTACAAGATACGATATTAAAAGGTATAGAAGCCAAAGGCATTAATTTATCAGACGCTGAATTAAACGAATTTACCAAACTTGATGGTGCAAATTTAGAAGGTGCAATCCTAAAGAGAATTAATGCCGAGAGAGTGAGTTTTGTCGGCGCTAATATGGATAAAGTTGATGCAGAATTTGCTAAGCTTAGTGGAGCAGATCTTGAAGGCGTTAAAGCCAGGTTCGCTAAGTTAGATGGAGCAATATTAGATGAAGTAAAAGCATCTGGTGTAGATTTGACTGGTGCTAAGTTGAATAATATTAAAGCTAGAAGTGCAGATTTTACTAAAGCTGTTATGGAAGGCGTTGAAGCGAAAAAAGCTGATTTTACTAAAACTGATTTTACAGAGGCTGATTTACAAAATGCTAACTTAAAAGAAGCTATATTAAAAGAAGTTAACCTGGCGAAAGCCAAAGTTAATACTAATACTAACCTCGCTGGAGCTGATATCAAAGGTGCGGTAGGAAAACTACAGGATTATGGTAGTGATGGAAAAAACAAGGGAGAAAAATCCATTGAAGAACAAAAAGTTCAAAGTGAGAAAATAGAAGCGGCTAAGAATATGCCCTGGTATAAAAAGGCTGCTGGGACAGTTTTGGACTGGTGTGGAAAAGGGCTTAACAAAGCAAAAGAACTTGCTGGACAAGCTAAAGACGCAATAGGCGGTTTTATTTCTAAATATGGTAAAGTTGTCGGGGCGGTAGTAGGCGTAGGGATTGCAATAACAGTTGCTGCTGGAATTGTTGCTACTGGTGGTTTAGGGTTGGCAGCAGCAGCAGCAGTATATGGTGGATGTGCTCTAGCTGGAGCAGCTATTGGAGCTGTAGGTGCGCATTATGGGATCAAACATGCTGGTGTTGGTGCTGTAGTTGGCGGATTATTTGCTGCTAGCGTAACTGGTAGTCCTACTGCAATAATAGCGGGAGCAGGACTTGGCGAAGTAGCAAATAAGGTGCTAAAGAAAACTACTGGCGTTGAAATGGGAGCTGGAACAGCTCTGGGAGTAACATTAGCTCTGGCCACAGGTGGACTGGCAATTGGGCCAATACTTGCTGGGTCTCTTGTTGGTGTTAGTACAGATGTGATTGTCGAGAAAGCAACTGGAAAATCTTTGGCAGAGTGGGGGAAGGATGGTTATAAAGGGTTAACAGAACTCTGTGAAAAAGGAGCGGAAAAATATGGTAGTAGTCCTGAGCTCAAGGCCTTAATAGCAGAACAAACTAAGTGCCAGGCTATTTTTGATGAGAAAGCTAAAGAACTCAAAAATTCTATGGGCTCACCAGATACAACATTAGAGAATAAGTTAAAAAATGATCTAGCAAGGCAGCAAGATCAAAAAACTCCACCATTGGATCAGGTGTTGAGCACAGAGAAACAAGCTACCTTAGAAAAGCAGCAGCAAACTGTTAATAAAACTGTCGAAAAAGAGAAGTTACAGGATAATGTTTCACAGAAATTGCAAGAAACAGCTTCTAAAATCGGTGATTTAAAATCACAACAACCAACAAAACAGGAAGATAAATCAAAAGATCAATCTACTACAGTTATCAATAAAAAAGCACCACAACAGGTAGGTGGTCGTGGTGGTAATTCAAATGCAATATAAACAAGAAAAGTGATTTATTTAGAGACATTTATAAAAAGTAGTACATAAGTAATATGAGTAAAATAGAAGATCAACATATAGAACCAATAAAACAAACCACTGAACTTAACAAAGAAGAAGCGCAGTTATCGGTTAAGGAAGAGACAGTAGTTCAAGTTAAAGACAAAGAAGTTGAATCTGGACTACAGACAAAACTAGAGCAAGAACAGCAAATTCAACCGCAAAAAACTGCTCAGGACAGTGTTGGCTTTGAAGATAAAGAATTTGACACTATTACTAAAGAAATTCGTGACCAAGTTATTTCCAAACAACTTGGGTTACTACAAAACGCTTTAAGCGATCAAGCTGAAAACGAAGAACAAAAAGCTCAAATCAAAAAACTTAGTCAATTAGAATTAAATCAGTTTTTACAAGACGAAAAGAATAAAGATTCAATCAATAAGGCTCTTGCTGATCCAAAGCTTAATGCGGCATTGAATAATGCTGAGGTAGAGGGTTATGGTCAATTTCACAATAAATTTAAAGATAAATTTGAGGATTTACAATGGGAGCCTGGATCAAACGAATCCACTCGGTCTAAGGAAGTAAAAAATAAAGACGGTCAGTCATTATGTACTTTAACTGAAACTATGGTTAAGGAACCAACCACAGTAACGTTGGCTGATGGTTCAACAAAGGAAGTGTCTGGTTACCGTAAAGTTGATTTTCCAAAAGAGCTAACGGGCGAAGGCCCACTACATCTATCGATGGCCGTCAAGGGTGCAGACGGTAAAAATATTGCTGAAGATAAAGCTGTTTATTTTAGTGCACATTATGATAAACAAGGCAAACTTACTGAAGTTAGTACACCAGTACCGGTAAAATTTATGGGAAAAGGTGATGATGCTATAGGTTATATAGAACGGGACGGCAATGTTTATACTTTACCAGTAACTCAAGGTAAGTATAAGGAAATGATGAAAGAAGTGGCTAAAAATCAAGGTATGGGGATGGATTTATCTCAAAGTCTTGATGTTCCTGCCAAAACTAATGAACTTGCTGAAAAATTAGGTGCTGATACAGTATCACAAGTTAAACCTAAAGAAGATTTGGCAATTGAAGCTACTAATCAAAAATTATCTTTAGAAAATCAATCACTTGCTAACACTTTAGGCCTTGAAGCAGTGTTACAGGAGAAAAGTGATAAAGAAATCAAGAATCCAGAACTAGAACAAGGCAAAGAGAGTAAAAATCTAGAACTTACTGCTGAAGAAAAATTAAAAGAAAAAGCTGCTCTTGCACAAAAATTAGGTATGGACAAGGTACTACAAGTTGAATCTACAGATTTAACAGTAGAAGCTAAGCAAAAATTGGACTTAGATGGTAAAAAACAAGAATCAGCTTTAGAAGGGCAAGAAAAAGACAAAGAAAAAGCTAATCAAGATAAACTCAAAGTAGATGATCCAACAAAAGAAGAAAAAGCCGGATTCCAAGGATTACAAAGTAAAAAAGAAGCTATAGAATCATTAAGCAAAACTGATGTTAATAATGAGGTGGTGCAAGCAACTACAAAATCTGAAATTAAGTCAATAGATTCTAAAGATAAAGAGCCTAAAAAAGAAGAGCCGGTAGTAGAGTCACAACAAAATGTTGAGAAAAAGTTAGAAGAAGTTGATCAAAGAAAACAGCAAGAGAAAAAAGAAATTGAGAAAAGCAAAGAAGGCGTAGTAGTAAATAATCCTGGGAAACAAACTGATAACATAGACACAGCAAAGCAATTGGATGAGACGCAAAAACGATTAATGATAGATAAACACTCTCATCAGACCAAAGCACAGATTGATCTCGAAATGTCAAAGGATGCTAAAGCAATTGCAACTGTAGCTAAAACAAATTTAGAAGCTCAACAACAAGGACCAATCAAAGAATCAATTGGATCAATAAAACCAAGTCAAACACCTAATATAGAGCAAGGATCTCAAAGTAAAGGTAAAGATGCCCTTTCAAAATAAAAATACGCAGAAGAAGCCAAATGATGATCAAGCTTTCGTCATCAATGAAATTAACAAGATTAAAGCAGAAATTAGTAGCTTAAGATTAGCTGATTTTGACAGATTGCATAACATTATTACCAATCTATTGGCCATGCCTAATATTCCACCGGCATTGCGTAATATCGTTAGTGATCTTAGCTTTAAAATTGCCGCACAAGAACAGCAAATAAAAGATACCGCCATCAACCAATCTGGATCAACAGAGATGCAAAGGGATGCTAATGCGGATTTAAATAAGCATTTCGATGAGGCATTCGTTCACGAGACGCAAGAACAAAAGATACAATCTTTAAAAAAAGAATATAATTCATATAGCACAAACATGCTACAAGAATTGGAACATGATAATAAGCTTTTAGAAAAAGCATTGTCAGGTAAAGAGCTAAGTAAAAGTGAACAAGCAAAATTGACTGGTCAACATGATAATGCTGACGAAAAAGTAAAAGCTGAAGAGAAATTAGCAACAAAGGCTAAAAAATGGGCGCAAATATATGAATTAGAGGAAAAGCTTACTAATTCTCTTAAATATAAACAAGAAAAAATAACACAGTTTGATAAAATGCTAGCAACTACCGACTTGCCGCATGAAAAACGAAAAGAGCTAATAGGATTAAAAGTTAAACATCAACAAAAAATTGATAAACATAGCAAAACCTTGAATGCTATAAAGACAAAATGCGCTAAAAGAGATAAGGAGTTAGAATTATTAGCTGATCCAAAGTTAGATAAAAATATAGCGCATCATCTCGTAAAAAAACATCACCATATTCATGGTAAACGATATGAGCAAGAGGAGTCGACCAATCCCGATCATCGTGGATTAAAAACGCTAAAACGTTTAGTAAAAGAAATAGGTGTTCCTGATAATTTAAGCAAAGACCAGCAATCTGAAGAATCACATGCATCAAAATTAAAATCAAAAGCACAAAATATAACTAAAACTGTAAAGCACATGCATTCTCTTAAGTTAGAGGATAATGAGCGTGTGTCACAACCAAGTCATACCCCTAAAATTTCTAAACCTATTACAAAAGGTCGTCATAATATTTAATGCAAAAGAGAATAGACCTCTTTCGAAACTCATTTACCAAGATCCCAATTATATAAACCAGCAATTAAATTGAACCTAAGACCAAATCTTTTGCGTCTATTTCGATATTTATCAGCAATTAGGGAGTGTTCGGTGAACTGTGTCATTTTAAAAATCATCTCCTAAATTTTAGTCTGTCTGGGAAATAAATATCCAGCTGAGAAATTGCCAAAGCCCAATTTGGTACCGGCATATTCCATTTAGCTGTAATTTGTTTTATAGCGCAAAACATCAATTTAAACAAGGCGTTTTCTGATGTGAATGAGCCTTTAGTTTTGGTATATTTTCTGACTTGACGATGAAAACCCTCTATAGGGTTGGTAGTATAAATCAGCCTCCTTACCTCGTTCGAGTACTTAAAATAAGTGGTTAAATTATCCCAATTTTGTTGCCAGGATTTTATAACCATTGGATATTTTTTACCCCATTTTTCGTCAAGTTGTAATAGATTATACTCAGCAGAATCCTTACTTGCTGCCTGATAGACAGTTTTTAAATCTACCATGAATTCTTTTTGGTTCTTACTGGCAACATTTTTTAATGAATTACGAATTTGGTGTACTATGCAAAGCTGTACTTCAGTTCTAGGAAATGCCGTACTGATCGCTTCCGGAAAACCTTTGAGACCATCTATGCAGGCAATCAATATATCTTCAATTCCTCGTGCTTTTAAATCATTTAATACTGAAAGCCAGAAATGCGCTCCTTCTGATTCAGCGGGATAAAATCCCAGTATCTCTTTATATCCTGAACTGTTGATGCCCATAATATTATAGAGTACTTTAGTGATGACTTTATTATCCTGCTTTACTTTAAAAAACATTGCATCTAAAAACATCACTGCATATACCGATTCAAGCGGTCTTGCTCGCCATTCATTTAGCATTGGCACTAGTTTATCAGTTACACTAGAGATAGTAGCTGCCGATACTTCTACCCCATAAATTTCTTGTAAGTGATTAGCTATCCCATCATAGGATGTCCCAAGACCGTAAAGGGCTAGTATTTTATTATCAAGTTCCTCATTTAATATTGTTTGGCGTTTTTTAATTAATTGTGGTTCAAAACTACCGTTGCGATCTCTGGGTACTTCAAGTTCAAAGGCACCACTACCGGTTCTCATAGTTTTAGTAGCAACGCCATTTCTGCGGTTGCCGCCTTGCTCAAGCGTCTCTTCTTCTAAATGAGAATCCATCTCACCTTGCAAAGCTATTTGTGTTAAGTCTTTAACTAAATTTGTTAACAGCCCACCTTTACCAAGTAATGGTTTGCCTTGATAGAGACCCCTAACAATCTCGGCTAACGCCTCATTTTGTGTCGAAGGTAAATTTGTTACTTGCTGCGCTAAACTAACTTCAGTTAAATTATTACTGTTTATATTCTTCTTCATGTCAAACTCTCTGCTTTCTGTACAGTTTATAAAGATAAATTACTTATTAATTTATCTTTA
The genomic region above belongs to Candidatus Trichorickettsia mobilis and contains:
- a CDS encoding IS256 family transposase, whose translation is MKKNINSNNLTEVSLAQQVTNLPSTQNEALAEIVRGLYQGKPLLGKGGLLTNLVKDLTQIALQGEMDSHLEEETLEQGGNRRNGVATKTMRTGSGAFELEVPRDRNGSFEPQLIKKRQTILNEELDNKILALYGLGTSYDGIANHLQEIYGVEVSAATISSVTDKLVPMLNEWRARPLESVYAVMFLDAMFFKVKQDNKVITKVLYNIMGINSSGYKEILGFYPAESEGAHFWLSVLNDLKARGIEDILIACIDGLKGFPEAISTAFPRTEVQLCIVHQIRNSLKNVASKNQKEFMVDLKTVYQAASKDSAEYNLLQLDEKWGKKYPMVIKSWQQNWDNLTTYFKYSNEVRRLIYTTNPIEGFHRQVRKYTKTKGSFTSENALFKLMFCAIKQITAKWNMPVPNWALAISQLDIYFPDRLKFRR
- a CDS encoding Sca4 family protein, with amino-acid sequence MSKIEDQHIEPIKQTTELNKEEAQLSVKEETVVQVKDKEVESGLQTKLEQEQQIQPQKTAQDSVGFEDKEFDTITKEIRDQVISKQLGLLQNALSDQAENEEQKAQIKKLSQLELNQFLQDEKNKDSINKALADPKLNAALNNAEVEGYGQFHNKFKDKFEDLQWEPGSNESTRSKEVKNKDGQSLCTLTETMVKEPTTVTLADGSTKEVSGYRKVDFPKELTGEGPLHLSMAVKGADGKNIAEDKAVYFSAHYDKQGKLTEVSTPVPVKFMGKGDDAIGYIERDGNVYTLPVTQGKYKEMMKEVAKNQGMGMDLSQSLDVPAKTNELAEKLGADTVSQVKPKEDLAIEATNQKLSLENQSLANTLGLEAVLQEKSDKEIKNPELEQGKESKNLELTAEEKLKEKAALAQKLGMDKVLQVESTDLTVEAKQKLDLDGKKQESALEGQEKDKEKANQDKLKVDDPTKEEKAGFQGLQSKKEAIESLSKTDVNNEVVQATTKSEIKSIDSKDKEPKKEEPVVESQQNVEKKLEEVDQRKQQEKKEIEKSKEGVVVNNPGKQTDNIDTAKQLDETQKRLMIDKHSHQTKAQIDLEMSKDAKAIATVAKTNLEAQQQGPIKESIGSIKPSQTPNIEQGSQSKGKDALSK